One genomic window of Cystobacter ferrugineus includes the following:
- the def gene encoding peptide deformylase, with translation MVREILIWPDPVLKQKARPVTRVDDTVRTLVRDMFETMYAAQGVGLAAPQVGVLQRIIVLDTRPSQPESQPLAMINPEIIAMEGKATYHESCLSIPGESEDVERAAVVTVRYLDEEGREQTRVCDGLLAIAVQHETDHLNGTVYVDHVSSLKREFIRKRMKRVKASRESRPSA, from the coding sequence ATGGTTCGAGAAATCCTCATCTGGCCCGATCCCGTCCTGAAGCAGAAGGCCCGGCCGGTGACCCGCGTGGACGACACCGTGCGCACGCTGGTCCGGGACATGTTCGAGACGATGTACGCCGCCCAGGGCGTGGGGCTCGCCGCGCCGCAGGTGGGCGTGTTGCAGCGGATCATCGTCCTGGACACGCGTCCGAGCCAGCCCGAGTCCCAGCCACTGGCGATGATCAACCCGGAGATCATCGCGATGGAGGGCAAGGCCACCTACCACGAGAGCTGTCTGTCCATCCCCGGCGAGTCCGAGGACGTGGAGCGCGCGGCGGTGGTGACGGTGCGCTACCTCGACGAGGAGGGCCGCGAGCAGACGCGCGTGTGTGACGGGCTGCTGGCGATCGCCGTGCAGCATGAGACGGACCACCTCAATGGCACCGTCTACGTGGACCACGTCTCCTCGCTCAAGCGTGAGTTCATCCGCAAGCGGATGAAGCGCGTGAAGGCTTCGCGCGAGAGCCGGCCGTCGGCCTAG
- the priA gene encoding replication restart helicase PriA, which produces MPAPSLASVAVGRPVRGEYTYSVPESLSGRLSPGQRILVPFGRSMTLGFFLGPAAPPAESANVKLKPILKVLEDSPSLPPDLIALLRFAAEHYRYPLGEVIRGALPPGLTKAEEEKEAKPDVQEFAEALVTEAPAALRRAPAQSATLAYLLTVGGRVPVEEVAHAIPGARETLRKLASRGLVRLEQVVLAPGVREGLGQNRPEHLTPEQDAAVKELHAAVDTGGFQPFLLHGVTGSGKTEVYLRAVERALEQGKGSLVLVPEIALTPQLVGRFRSRFGADVAVLHSALKDRERLFHWQALRKGTVRIAVGVRSAVFAPVENLGLIVVDEEHDPSFKQEDKLRYQARDLAVVRGKQAGAVVVLGSATPSLETLENTRRGRYRKLELKHRVDDRPMPTLQCVDLRQERPKDPLQTQEAPILSQPLLDAMAETIGRGQQVILFLNRRGHSTFLLCEVCGTSVKCGDCDVCLTYHRSQNRLVCHYCGEAHGVPEHCRECTGPLLKLGIGTERVEAEVAERIPQARVARLDRDSATSAERLTELLAAFARREIDVLVGTQMVAKGHDFPGVTLVCVVMADTSLAIPDFRASERTFHLLTQVAGRAGRGKDPGRVLVQTYNPDAEPVRRMLAHDFEGFSEGELERRRALSWPPYTRMAAVRLEGESAEQTASVARFLGDFIGRHMPPASWGVRLLGPAVAPISRIRGKTRWQLLLKAPTHAALAPLLARLEAKLVDIPSAVRVTIDVDPAAML; this is translated from the coding sequence GTGCCTGCCCCCTCCCTCGCCTCCGTCGCCGTCGGCCGCCCCGTCCGCGGCGAGTACACCTACTCCGTCCCCGAGTCCCTGTCTGGCAGGCTCTCGCCGGGCCAGCGCATCCTCGTCCCCTTCGGCCGGAGCATGACGCTCGGCTTCTTCCTCGGCCCCGCCGCTCCCCCCGCCGAGAGCGCCAACGTCAAGCTCAAGCCCATCCTCAAGGTGCTCGAGGACTCGCCCTCCCTGCCCCCCGACCTCATCGCGCTCCTGCGCTTCGCCGCCGAGCACTACCGCTACCCGCTCGGCGAGGTCATCCGGGGCGCGCTCCCCCCCGGGCTCACCAAGGCCGAGGAGGAAAAGGAGGCCAAGCCCGACGTGCAGGAGTTCGCCGAGGCGCTCGTCACCGAGGCCCCCGCCGCCCTGCGCCGCGCCCCCGCCCAGTCCGCCACCCTGGCCTACCTGCTCACCGTGGGCGGCCGCGTCCCCGTGGAGGAGGTGGCCCACGCCATCCCCGGCGCCCGCGAGACACTGCGCAAGCTGGCCTCCCGCGGCCTCGTGCGGCTGGAGCAGGTGGTGCTCGCCCCCGGCGTGCGCGAGGGGCTCGGCCAGAACCGCCCCGAGCACCTCACCCCCGAGCAGGACGCCGCGGTGAAGGAGCTGCACGCCGCCGTGGACACGGGCGGCTTCCAGCCCTTCCTCCTCCACGGCGTCACCGGCAGCGGCAAGACCGAGGTGTACCTGCGCGCCGTGGAGCGCGCGCTCGAGCAGGGCAAGGGCAGCCTCGTGCTGGTGCCGGAAATAGCCCTCACGCCGCAGCTCGTGGGGCGCTTCCGCAGCCGCTTCGGCGCGGACGTGGCCGTGCTGCACTCGGCCCTCAAGGACCGCGAGCGGCTCTTCCACTGGCAGGCCCTGCGCAAGGGCACGGTGCGCATCGCCGTGGGCGTGCGCTCGGCGGTGTTCGCCCCCGTGGAGAACCTCGGCCTCATCGTCGTGGACGAGGAGCATGATCCCTCCTTCAAGCAGGAGGACAAGCTGCGCTACCAGGCGCGCGACCTCGCCGTGGTGCGCGGCAAGCAGGCCGGCGCCGTGGTGGTGCTCGGCTCGGCCACCCCGTCCCTGGAGACGCTGGAGAACACCCGCCGCGGGCGCTACCGCAAGCTGGAGCTCAAGCACCGCGTGGATGACCGGCCCATGCCCACGCTCCAGTGCGTGGACCTGCGCCAGGAGCGCCCCAAGGATCCGCTCCAGACGCAGGAGGCCCCCATCCTCTCCCAGCCCCTGCTCGACGCCATGGCGGAGACCATCGGGCGCGGCCAGCAGGTCATCCTCTTCCTCAACCGCCGCGGCCACAGCACCTTCCTGCTGTGCGAGGTGTGCGGCACCTCGGTGAAGTGTGGCGATTGCGACGTGTGCCTCACCTACCACCGCTCACAGAACCGCCTGGTGTGCCACTACTGCGGCGAGGCCCACGGCGTGCCCGAGCACTGCCGCGAGTGCACCGGGCCCCTGCTCAAGCTGGGCATCGGCACCGAGCGCGTGGAGGCCGAGGTCGCCGAGCGTATCCCCCAGGCCCGCGTGGCGCGGCTGGACCGGGACTCGGCCACGAGCGCCGAGCGCCTCACCGAGCTGCTCGCCGCCTTCGCCCGCCGGGAGATCGACGTGCTGGTGGGCACGCAGATGGTGGCCAAGGGGCATGACTTCCCCGGGGTGACGCTCGTGTGCGTGGTGATGGCGGACACGTCGCTGGCCATCCCCGACTTCCGTGCCTCCGAGCGCACCTTCCATCTGCTCACCCAGGTGGCCGGCCGGGCCGGACGTGGCAAGGACCCGGGGCGGGTGCTCGTGCAGACGTACAACCCGGACGCCGAGCCCGTGCGGCGCATGCTCGCCCATGACTTCGAGGGCTTCTCCGAGGGCGAGCTGGAGCGGCGCCGCGCGCTGTCCTGGCCCCCCTACACGCGCATGGCGGCGGTGCGGCTGGAGGGCGAGAGCGCCGAGCAGACGGCCAGCGTCGCCCGCTTCCTCGGCGACTTCATTGGCCGGCACATGCCTCCGGCCTCCTGGGGCGTGCGCCTGCTCGGGCCCGCCGTGGCGCCCATCTCCCGCATCCGCGGTAAGACGCGCTGGCAGCTCCTGCTCAAGGCGCCCACCCACGCGGCGCTCGCGCCCCTGCTGGCCAGGCTGGAGGCGAAACTGGTCGATATTCCCTCCGCGGTGCGCGTCACGATCGACGTGGACCCCGCGGCCATGTTGTAG